Proteins encoded in a region of the Thermotoga sp. KOL6 genome:
- the uxaC gene encoding glucuronate isomerase, with translation MFLGEKYLLTNKAAEKLFNEVKELPIVDPHNHLSAKDIVENKPWNDIWEVEGATDHYVWELMRRCGVSEEYITGSMDDKEKWFALAKVLPKFVGNPTYEWIHLDLWRRFNIKKVISEETAEEIWEETKKLLPSMTPQKLLKDMGVEILCTTDDPIDTLEYHRKAQEVVEDVKILPTWRPDKAMNLEKEDWKAYLERLGERYGEDTSNLEGFLSALWKSHEHFKAHGCVASDHALLEPLIHYVERKRAEGIHRKAFKGEKLSQEEINDYKAFMMVQFGKMNQEMNWVTQLHIGALRDYRKKLFRTLGPDSGGDISTNFLRIAEGLEYFLNEFDGKLKIVLYVLDPTHLPTIATISRAFPNVFVGAPWWFNDSPFGMEVHLKYLASVDLLYNLAGMVTDSRKLLSFGSRTEVFRRVLSNVVGEMVERGQVPIREAKSLVKHVCYDGPKTLFF, from the coding sequence ATGTTCCTCGGGGAGAAATATCTTTTGACAAACAAAGCTGCTGAGAAATTGTTCAACGAGGTGAAAGAACTTCCCATAGTTGATCCGCATAACCATCTGAGCGCGAAAGATATTGTTGAAAATAAGCCTTGGAACGACATTTGGGAGGTCGAAGGTGCAACGGATCATTACGTATGGGAATTGATGAGAAGATGTGGGGTTTCAGAAGAATACATAACTGGTTCTATGGACGATAAAGAAAAATGGTTCGCTCTTGCAAAAGTGCTTCCAAAGTTTGTAGGGAATCCCACTTACGAATGGATCCATCTCGATCTATGGAGAAGATTCAACATAAAGAAAGTGATATCAGAGGAAACTGCAGAAGAAATATGGGAGGAAACAAAGAAGTTACTTCCTTCAATGACTCCTCAGAAGCTTCTTAAAGATATGGGGGTAGAGATTCTTTGTACAACAGATGATCCCATCGATACTCTAGAGTACCATAGAAAAGCTCAAGAGGTTGTGGAAGATGTGAAAATACTTCCTACTTGGAGGCCAGACAAGGCGATGAACCTGGAAAAAGAAGATTGGAAAGCATACTTGGAACGCCTTGGAGAAAGATATGGGGAAGACACCTCGAATTTAGAAGGTTTCTTGAGTGCTTTGTGGAAGTCCCATGAACATTTCAAGGCGCATGGATGCGTAGCTAGTGATCATGCCTTACTTGAACCACTCATCCATTATGTGGAAAGAAAGCGGGCAGAAGGAATCCACAGGAAGGCTTTTAAGGGTGAAAAACTTTCACAAGAGGAAATCAACGATTACAAGGCTTTCATGATGGTTCAGTTTGGGAAAATGAATCAAGAGATGAATTGGGTTACACAGCTTCATATAGGGGCATTGAGGGATTATAGAAAGAAACTCTTCAGAACACTGGGACCGGACTCCGGGGGGGATATCTCTACCAACTTCCTAAGGATCGCAGAAGGTCTTGAATATTTCTTAAACGAGTTCGATGGAAAATTGAAAATCGTTTTGTATGTTCTCGATCCGACCCATCTTCCAACGATTGCAACCATCTCCAGAGCGTTTCCAAATGTGTTCGTAGGCGCACCTTGGTGGTTCAATGACAGTCCTTTCGGTATGGAGGTACATTTGAAATACTTAGCTTCTGTGGATCTTCTTTACAACCTCGCAGGAATGGTAACAGATTCCAGGAAATTGCTTTCCTTTGGTTCGCGTACAGAAGTATTCAGAAGAGTTCTTTCGAACGTGGTAGGAGAAATGGTAGAAAGAGGACAAGTGCCTATCAGAGAAGCTAAAAGCCTCGTGAAGCACGTGTGTTACGACGGACCAAAGACTCTTTTCTTTTAA
- the feoB gene encoding ferrous iron transport protein B, translating to MALKSSIREKEASLQTIKVALAGCPNVGKTSLFNALTGTKQYVANWPGVTVEKKEGFFDYEGYKIHLVDLPGTYSLGYSSMDEKIARDYILKGNADIVVVVGDSVNPEQSLYLLLEILEMEKKVILALTAIDEAKKVGIKIDRYELQKHLGVPVVFTSSVTGEGIEELKEKIVDYSQKEDVLHRILIRYGDDIERRISQIERFLHSKRIKVSPRYFALKYLSGDPEFYKEGVKMGLPELDEEERIGYRLLISKKKREYIENVIKEAYSNAMGKPFSLSEAIDHVLTHKFLAFPLFFALMYLVFKFTFDIAQVFADLLDSAFSHLGSFLVNSFGENLFTSFLADGIVGGVGSVLVFVPNIFAMFLALGFLEESGYLPRAAFVMDRIMEKFKLSGRAFMSLILGFGCNVPSIMATRSIDDPKERLVTILIAPFMSCSARLPVYLLILRIFFPNYSAAMLFMIYSLSILVTLLSSVVINWLFYRGKTSPLIMELPRYRLPTFRNLYIYTWNRGKHFLKKAGTIIFVSAILIWVLSYFPAGGDVEKSFSAMIGKSLEWIFKPFGYSWKIVTSLFYGAVAKEVIVSTMAMLYGFQEETLSGAKEALAMEMDPVSAISFLLFVMAYIPCFATIATIYSETNSLKWTLFSIGYSLTVAYSISLLAFYLGKMVVMLV from the coding sequence ATGGCCCTGAAAAGTTCGATTCGTGAAAAAGAAGCCTCTCTCCAAACGATCAAAGTTGCTCTTGCAGGTTGTCCAAACGTTGGAAAAACTAGCCTTTTCAACGCTTTAACAGGAACGAAGCAGTACGTTGCCAATTGGCCAGGTGTCACAGTCGAGAAAAAAGAAGGCTTTTTCGATTACGAAGGATACAAGATTCATCTTGTCGATCTCCCTGGAACGTATTCTCTGGGATACTCCTCCATGGACGAAAAAATAGCGCGTGATTACATTTTAAAAGGAAATGCAGATATCGTGGTTGTTGTAGGGGACTCCGTCAATCCTGAACAGAGTTTATACCTATTACTCGAAATATTGGAAATGGAAAAAAAGGTGATATTAGCCCTCACTGCAATAGACGAAGCTAAAAAAGTTGGAATTAAAATCGACAGATATGAGCTCCAGAAGCATTTGGGAGTCCCGGTTGTCTTCACTTCATCCGTTACAGGAGAAGGAATCGAAGAACTCAAGGAAAAAATAGTAGATTACTCCCAGAAAGAAGATGTTCTTCACAGAATATTGATAAGATACGGGGATGATATAGAACGCAGGATATCTCAAATTGAGAGATTCCTTCACAGTAAAAGAATAAAAGTGAGTCCAAGATATTTTGCCTTGAAGTACCTTTCTGGTGATCCAGAATTTTACAAAGAAGGAGTGAAGATGGGTTTACCCGAGCTCGATGAAGAAGAAAGAATAGGTTACCGTCTCCTCATCTCCAAGAAAAAAAGGGAATACATCGAGAATGTCATAAAAGAAGCCTATTCAAACGCTATGGGAAAACCTTTTTCCTTGTCCGAAGCTATAGACCATGTATTGACGCACAAATTCCTCGCCTTTCCCTTGTTTTTTGCTCTAATGTATCTTGTGTTCAAATTCACATTTGATATCGCTCAGGTCTTTGCCGATTTGTTGGATTCAGCTTTTTCTCACTTGGGATCCTTTTTAGTAAATTCCTTCGGTGAGAATCTCTTCACTTCGTTCCTTGCCGATGGTATAGTCGGCGGTGTGGGAAGTGTTTTGGTGTTTGTTCCCAACATTTTTGCAATGTTTCTGGCCCTCGGCTTTTTGGAGGAAAGTGGTTATCTTCCAAGAGCCGCTTTTGTGATGGATAGAATCATGGAAAAGTTCAAGCTGAGTGGGAGAGCTTTCATGTCTCTTATTCTTGGATTTGGTTGTAACGTGCCTTCAATTATGGCCACTCGATCGATCGATGACCCAAAAGAAAGGCTCGTCACGATATTGATCGCCCCATTCATGAGTTGTAGTGCTAGGTTGCCAGTTTATCTTCTCATTTTGAGGATCTTCTTCCCGAATTATTCTGCTGCTATGCTTTTCATGATTTACTCTCTCAGCATATTGGTAACTCTTCTTTCATCCGTGGTTATAAACTGGCTGTTCTATCGGGGGAAAACTTCTCCTCTTATAATGGAACTCCCAAGATACAGGTTACCAACGTTCAGAAATCTGTACATTTATACTTGGAACAGGGGAAAACACTTTCTGAAGAAGGCTGGAACGATCATCTTCGTCTCTGCGATACTCATATGGGTCTTGAGTTATTTCCCTGCCGGTGGTGATGTGGAAAAAAGTTTTTCTGCAATGATTGGAAAATCTTTGGAATGGATTTTTAAACCTTTCGGTTATTCCTGGAAAATCGTCACATCTCTTTTCTACGGTGCTGTAGCGAAAGAAGTTATCGTTTCTACCATGGCGATGCTCTATGGATTCCAAGAGGAAACTCTGTCCGGAGCCAAAGAAGCACTGGCGATGGAAATGGACCCTGTTTCTGCCATTTCTTTTCTCCTATTTGTCATGGCTTACATTCCGTGTTTTGCAACGATCGCCACTATTTATTCTGAGACAAACAGTCTGAAATGGACTCTGTTTTCCATAGGATACTCACTGACTGTAGCATACAGCATTTCACTTCTTGCCTTTTATTTGGGTAAAATGGTGGTGATGCTCGTATGA
- a CDS encoding bifunctional 4-hydroxy-2-oxoglutarate aldolase/2-dehydro-3-deoxy-phosphogluconate aldolase: MEKLLEKHKIVAVLRSGSVEEAKEKAQAVFKGGVCLIEITFTVPNAETVIREISFLKEKGAIIGAGTVTNVEQCKKAIESGAEYIISPHLDEEISQYCKERGVFYMPGVMTPTEIVKAMKLGHTILKLFPGELLGPKFVKLMKGPFPNVKFVPTGGVNLNNVCEWFEAGVLAVGVGSALVKGTTDEVTKKAQAFVKKIKECTE, from the coding sequence ATGGAAAAACTCCTAGAAAAACACAAGATCGTAGCTGTGCTCAGGTCAGGAAGTGTGGAGGAAGCAAAAGAAAAAGCTCAAGCTGTTTTCAAAGGAGGAGTGTGTCTCATCGAAATTACCTTCACCGTTCCAAATGCAGAGACCGTGATCAGAGAAATTTCGTTTTTAAAGGAAAAGGGTGCCATTATAGGAGCAGGTACCGTTACAAATGTTGAACAATGCAAAAAAGCCATCGAGAGTGGTGCAGAATACATCATCAGTCCTCATTTGGATGAAGAAATTTCGCAATATTGTAAAGAAAGAGGGGTTTTCTACATGCCGGGCGTTATGACTCCCACCGAGATCGTGAAGGCTATGAAATTAGGTCATACGATATTGAAACTCTTTCCTGGCGAACTACTGGGACCAAAATTCGTGAAATTAATGAAAGGGCCTTTCCCAAACGTAAAATTCGTACCCACAGGAGGTGTAAACTTGAACAATGTTTGCGAATGGTTCGAAGCAGGTGTTTTGGCAGTTGGTGTTGGTAGCGCACTCGTGAAAGGTACAACGGATGAGGTGACAAAAAAGGCGCAGGCTTTCGTCAAAAAAATAAAAGAATGCACGGAATGA
- a CDS encoding carbohydrate-binding protein, giving the protein MKSLFISLSISLFLLAACTLTTMFTTPPIEQNITETQWISATIESSESTFTVVTQSELPGADEHGTVVYVSPSSTDTTGFISVWFDLKKLLGEEVGINDSLHFSIDVLQTRVNQATVTMNIIEEDTETVISTKLLTKNEWETFEATYTLSEDPDNLSKFLLGIVASDPATLDFYIDDLKISIQFSSGGVS; this is encoded by the coding sequence GTGAAAAGTTTGTTTATTTCCCTCTCAATAAGTCTCTTTTTACTTGCAGCATGCACTCTAACGACTATGTTCACCACTCCTCCCATAGAGCAAAACATAACAGAAACACAGTGGATTAGTGCTACAATTGAATCTTCGGAGTCAACCTTCACTGTTGTTACACAGTCAGAACTCCCCGGAGCAGATGAGCACGGAACAGTTGTTTATGTTTCTCCTTCATCAACCGATACAACGGGGTTCATCAGTGTATGGTTTGATTTGAAAAAACTGCTCGGTGAAGAAGTGGGAATAAACGATTCTTTGCATTTTTCGATCGACGTTTTACAAACAAGAGTAAATCAAGCTACAGTGACGATGAACATAATTGAAGAAGACACTGAAACGGTAATATCCACAAAACTCCTCACAAAGAACGAATGGGAAACCTTTGAAGCGACTTATACACTTTCAGAAGATCCTGACAATCTAAGCAAGTTCCTCCTTGGGATAGTAGCCTCAGATCCCGCCACGCTTGATTTTTACATTGACGATCTAAAAATAAGTATCCAATTTTCAAGTGGCGGAGTCTCATAG
- a CDS encoding alpha/beta fold hydrolase: MRVKIVLFSLFFGVLTFGFNLILESTPTLYDVVEYYAGDWCIFRMVYDGTVDPYNPPLLETNATVVGKVIKWKSPTEKLIEIHRDESTLNLIVIHGMDAREYTGEMTPYKKEIIKIFKELGERFKINTFLFVYPTLLADPNKSAEAFLKLTKNMDKIIIFAHSMGGIIAEHIANKNPNNVKGIIFSGTPHLGSPLADIIFIDPNEYEKELFISKKEAENLRAALFVSYAGFSVIYAPGYKYLTWGREPKYFSKIPFVNLAGDIPLEGVKSIPEVFINLVTTSAWDTLGLMGLKLLANSVSVLKEDFKRTDGMVPYISASYGGNTLTFNADHEDLYKRKDIILEGISYLLLRILENDRMNW; encoded by the coding sequence GTGAGGGTAAAAATCGTACTTTTTTCCCTCTTTTTCGGAGTGCTTACGTTCGGGTTCAATTTGATTCTGGAATCCACTCCTACTTTGTACGATGTGGTGGAATATTACGCTGGTGATTGGTGTATATTCAGAATGGTGTACGATGGAACTGTTGATCCGTACAATCCTCCTCTCCTCGAAACAAACGCAACAGTCGTTGGAAAGGTAATAAAGTGGAAAAGTCCCACGGAGAAATTGATAGAAATTCATCGAGATGAGTCCACTTTAAATTTGATAGTAATCCATGGAATGGACGCTAGAGAATACACTGGAGAAATGACCCCCTACAAAAAAGAGATCATCAAGATATTCAAAGAGTTGGGAGAAAGATTTAAAATAAACACTTTCTTGTTCGTGTATCCAACGCTTCTTGCTGATCCCAACAAATCAGCAGAAGCTTTTTTGAAACTCACCAAAAACATGGACAAAATCATCATTTTTGCACACAGCATGGGAGGTATCATAGCCGAACACATCGCAAACAAAAATCCAAATAATGTAAAAGGAATCATTTTTTCAGGAACACCACATCTTGGAAGTCCACTAGCCGATATAATATTCATTGACCCAAACGAATACGAAAAAGAATTGTTCATATCAAAGAAAGAAGCAGAAAATCTTAGAGCAGCTTTGTTCGTTTCTTATGCTGGATTCAGTGTGATATACGCTCCCGGATATAAGTACTTAACATGGGGGAGGGAACCGAAGTATTTCTCCAAAATACCCTTTGTGAATCTTGCTGGAGATATACCATTAGAAGGTGTGAAAAGCATTCCTGAAGTCTTCATAAATCTTGTGACTACATCCGCATGGGATACTCTGGGACTCATGGGTTTGAAGCTATTGGCAAACAGCGTATCAGTTTTGAAAGAAGATTTCAAAAGAACCGATGGCATGGTTCCATACATTAGCGCTTCTTATGGCGGAAACACTCTTACTTTTAACGCAGATCATGAAGATCTCTACAAACGAAAGGACATAATTTTGGAAGGAATTTCCTACCTTTTGCTCAGGATTTTAGAAAATGATAGAATGAATTGGTGA
- a CDS encoding ferrous iron transport protein A, protein MRLSDLVPGLRAKIKNLDFHGDTHEKLVGMGFVPGEEVEIVQVAPFGDPIVCRVGQRNITLRKRDAENIEVEVLSEVVPLLIARDGIYEVVAMRGGRNFALRMRALGIEKGKRIRVSGGTYYIENRRIALGRGEAMKIWVRRIGNGPEKFDS, encoded by the coding sequence ATGAGGCTTTCAGATCTCGTACCTGGTCTTCGTGCAAAAATTAAAAACTTGGATTTCCATGGAGATACTCATGAAAAACTTGTAGGGATGGGATTCGTACCGGGCGAAGAGGTTGAGATTGTTCAGGTGGCGCCCTTTGGAGATCCTATTGTCTGTAGAGTAGGACAAAGAAACATTACTCTAAGAAAAAGAGATGCTGAGAATATAGAAGTGGAAGTGCTATCCGAGGTTGTTCCTCTTCTCATAGCGAGAGACGGCATTTACGAAGTTGTGGCAATGAGAGGTGGAAGAAATTTTGCTCTCAGGATGAGGGCTTTAGGAATAGAAAAAGGTAAAAGAATACGCGTTTCCGGTGGTACGTATTACATCGAAAACAGACGTATTGCTCTTGGAAGAGGAGAGGCCATGAAGATTTGGGTGAGGAGGATCGGAAATGGCCCTGAAAAGTTCGATTCGTGA
- a CDS encoding DUF362 domain-containing protein: MKPNLIAARKPEEAATTHPTILRTVLEYLLDKGVQPFVGDSPAFSNFKRVVKVTRVEEVCEELKVPLTPLDDPIEVNGEIFRKIKISRKVLEADKVVNLPKFKTHSQMVMTLGVKNTFGCVTGLEKSSWHMRAKNYDDFANLLIDIHRIVSPILTVLDGIEGMEGNGPTNGRKKNFGIIAVSRNAFALDDAICSFLGIDHLVYTVKNARRRMVTPEYEVFGSFSSTIQLPSTVSTFERFSRAFSRFFVKYPSIDKRRCIKCRLCEERCPASAIDISKQEIDYQKCIRCYVCHEVCPQNAIKLVRKLI; this comes from the coding sequence GTGAAACCAAATTTAATCGCTGCCAGAAAACCAGAGGAAGCTGCCACAACCCATCCAACAATCTTGAGAACAGTTCTCGAATATTTGCTAGACAAGGGTGTACAACCTTTTGTTGGAGATAGCCCGGCGTTCAGCAATTTCAAAAGAGTGGTGAAAGTTACAAGAGTTGAAGAGGTTTGTGAAGAACTCAAGGTTCCTCTCACTCCCTTGGACGATCCTATCGAAGTGAACGGGGAAATATTCAGAAAAATAAAAATCTCACGGAAAGTTCTTGAGGCTGATAAAGTAGTTAATCTTCCAAAGTTCAAAACTCATTCTCAAATGGTAATGACTCTTGGGGTAAAAAACACTTTCGGATGTGTAACGGGGTTGGAGAAATCTTCTTGGCACATGCGCGCAAAGAATTACGATGATTTCGCTAATCTTTTGATAGATATACATCGAATCGTTTCTCCTATCTTGACAGTTCTGGATGGTATCGAGGGTATGGAAGGGAACGGTCCAACAAATGGAAGGAAGAAAAACTTTGGAATCATAGCAGTATCAAGGAATGCCTTTGCCTTAGACGACGCTATATGTTCCTTTCTTGGTATAGATCATCTTGTTTACACAGTGAAAAATGCACGAAGGAGGATGGTCACACCTGAATACGAAGTCTTTGGTTCATTTTCTTCTACTATTCAACTTCCTTCGACTGTGTCCACCTTCGAAAGATTCTCCAGAGCATTTTCGAGATTCTTCGTTAAATACCCCAGCATAGACAAGAGAAGATGTATAAAATGTAGGCTGTGTGAAGAAAGGTGTCCTGCCTCAGCGATTGATATCTCCAAGCAAGAGATCGATTATCAAAAGTGCATAAGATGTTATGTCTGCCACGAAGTATGCCCTCAAAATGCTATAAAACTTGTCAGAAAGCTTATATAA
- the uxuB gene encoding D-mannonate dehydrogenase UxuB — MRLNRETVKEREAWERIGVRPPYFDLEKVEKNTKERPKWVHFGGGNIFRGFVAAVLQNLLEEGKEDTGINVIELFDYEVIDKVYTPYDNLSIAVTIKPDGNFEKRIIASVGEALKGDPTLPDWNRIKEIFRSPSLQFASLTITEKGYNIEDQTGNLFPQVVEDMKSGPSSPRTSMGKVTALLYERFKAGNLPVAFLSLDNFSRNGEKLYNSVRKIAEEWVKNNLVEEDFLTYLERGVSFPWSMIDKIVPGPSDFTKKHLEDLGIEGMEIFVTSKKTHIAPFVNMEWAQYLVIEDSFPNGRPKLEGADRNVFLTDRETVEKAERMKVTTCLNPLHTALAVFGCLLGYKKIADEMRDPLLRKLVEGVGEEGIKVVVDPGIINPREFLNEVINIRLPNPYLPDTPQRIATDTSQKMPVRFGETIKSYHERPDLDPKDLKYIPLVIAGWCRYLMGIDDEGREMQLSPDPLLENLTSYVSKIKFGDPDSIDDHLKPILSSPQLFRVNLYEVGLGEKVEGLFKKMITGPGAVRKTLEEAV, encoded by the coding sequence ATGCGTTTAAACCGCGAAACAGTGAAAGAAAGAGAAGCATGGGAAAGAATAGGGGTTAGACCTCCTTATTTCGACCTCGAAAAGGTAGAGAAAAACACAAAAGAAAGGCCAAAGTGGGTTCATTTCGGTGGAGGAAACATTTTTAGAGGGTTTGTTGCCGCCGTACTCCAAAACCTCTTAGAAGAGGGAAAAGAGGATACAGGAATAAATGTGATTGAGCTCTTCGACTACGAAGTGATAGACAAGGTTTATACTCCCTACGACAACCTTTCGATAGCCGTTACCATAAAACCCGATGGTAATTTCGAGAAGAGAATCATAGCAAGCGTAGGAGAAGCACTCAAGGGTGACCCAACGCTCCCAGATTGGAACAGAATAAAAGAAATTTTCAGGAGTCCGTCTCTTCAGTTTGCTTCTTTGACGATCACGGAAAAAGGGTACAATATTGAAGACCAAACTGGAAATCTTTTCCCACAAGTCGTGGAAGACATGAAAAGCGGACCGTCTTCTCCTCGAACCTCGATGGGTAAGGTTACCGCCCTTTTGTACGAAAGATTCAAGGCTGGCAATTTACCTGTTGCGTTCCTCAGTCTTGACAATTTTTCTAGAAACGGTGAAAAACTTTATAATTCTGTGAGAAAAATTGCAGAAGAATGGGTAAAAAACAATCTAGTAGAAGAAGATTTCCTCACCTATTTGGAAAGAGGGGTTTCGTTTCCGTGGAGTATGATCGACAAGATCGTTCCAGGGCCTTCCGATTTTACCAAGAAACACCTTGAAGATTTAGGAATTGAAGGCATGGAAATTTTCGTCACATCGAAAAAGACTCATATTGCTCCTTTTGTGAATATGGAATGGGCACAGTACCTCGTTATAGAAGACTCTTTCCCCAACGGGAGGCCAAAACTTGAGGGAGCGGACAGGAATGTTTTCTTAACGGACAGAGAGACTGTCGAAAAAGCAGAGAGGATGAAAGTAACCACCTGCTTGAATCCCCTTCATACAGCTTTAGCGGTTTTTGGATGTCTGCTGGGGTACAAAAAAATTGCCGATGAGATGAGAGATCCTCTTCTAAGAAAGCTTGTTGAGGGGGTAGGAGAAGAAGGGATAAAAGTTGTGGTTGATCCTGGCATCATCAATCCGAGAGAATTTTTAAACGAGGTGATAAATATCCGTCTTCCTAACCCGTACCTACCGGATACTCCTCAAAGGATAGCAACGGATACTTCACAGAAGATGCCTGTTAGATTTGGAGAAACGATAAAATCTTATCACGAAAGACCAGACTTGGATCCTAAAGACTTGAAATATATTCCTCTTGTGATAGCTGGATGGTGTCGATATTTGATGGGAATCGATGACGAAGGCAGAGAAATGCAATTGAGTCCAGATCCCCTTTTAGAAAATCTCACATCGTATGTTTCGAAGATAAAGTTCGGCGATCCTGACTCAATAGACGATCATTTGAAACCCATTCTTTCCAGTCCTCAACTATTCCGAGTGAACCTTTATGAAGTTGGACTTGGAGAGAAAGTGGAAGGACTGTTCAAGAAGATGATCACAGGTCCAGGAGCGGTGAGGAAGACGCTTGAAGAAGCTGTGTAA